A section of the Rhodobacteraceae bacterium M382 genome encodes:
- the greA gene encoding transcription elongation factor GreA: protein MEKIPMTPAGFAALEAELKNLKSVERPAIIQAIAEARELGDLSENAEYHSAREKQSFIEGRVKELESVLSLADVIDPSKLSGTIKFGAKVTLVDEDTDEEKTWQIVGEHEANVEKGMLNIKSPIARALIGKEEGDSVEVRTPGGVRSYEVLDIIYS, encoded by the coding sequence ATGGAAAAGATCCCGATGACCCCTGCGGGCTTTGCCGCACTTGAAGCAGAACTGAAGAACCTCAAGAGCGTCGAGCGCCCTGCCATAATTCAGGCCATCGCCGAAGCCCGAGAACTGGGCGATTTGTCGGAGAACGCCGAATATCATTCCGCGCGCGAAAAGCAGTCGTTCATCGAAGGCCGCGTCAAGGAGCTGGAAAGTGTTCTCTCGCTGGCCGACGTTATCGACCCGTCCAAGCTGTCGGGCACCATCAAATTCGGCGCCAAGGTCACGCTGGTGGACGAAGACACGGATGAAGAAAAAACCTGGCAGATCGTCGGCGAACACGAAGCCAATGTCGAAAAAGGCATGTTGAACATCAAATCCCCCATTGCCCGCGCCCTGATCGGCAAGGAAGAGGGAGATAGTGTCGAAGTTCGCACCCCCGGTGGGGTTCGGTCTTACGAAGTTCTGGATATCATTTATTCCTGA
- a CDS encoding molybdopterin molybdenumtransferase MoeA (is involved in the formation of active molybdenum cofactor and the chelation of molybdenum) has protein sequence MTLKPPPLRNDCFALPAGVHWTPVDEALTLLQQRLHPVTSVETVPLAQAVGRVLAEPITALRSNPPQPNTAVDGYGFAGAMPAGEHVLPLADGRAAAGVATDAVVSKGQAIRVLTGAALPDGVDTVILEEDVTLGDGQIAFRGPLKQGANTRRAGEDVIAGQEILTAGRLLTPADLALCSATGVSEVAVHQRLRVAVLSTGDELVEPGDPAEPGQIYDANRVMLLSMIAQFGHTPVDLGKVRDNKSKLAVRLTEAAAAADVILTSGGASAGDEDHVSSLLREAGAMQLWRLALKPGRPLALGLWEDVPVFGLPGNPVAALVCSLMFARPAMARLSGRDWPEAQGFDVAAAFEKRKKPGRREYLRARIRDGRVEVFGSEGSGRISGLSWAEGLVELDDGERHVKPGDLVRFLPFSGFAA, from the coding sequence ATGACCCTAAAGCCTCCGCCCCTGCGCAATGATTGTTTTGCCCTGCCTGCAGGGGTTCATTGGACCCCGGTGGATGAGGCGTTGACGTTGTTGCAGCAGCGCTTGCATCCGGTGACTTCGGTGGAAACTGTGCCTCTGGCCCAAGCCGTGGGGCGCGTGTTGGCCGAACCGATAACGGCGTTGCGTTCAAACCCGCCACAACCGAATACGGCCGTGGATGGCTATGGGTTTGCTGGAGCCATGCCCGCAGGTGAGCATGTTCTGCCGCTGGCGGATGGACGCGCTGCTGCGGGGGTGGCAACGGATGCGGTGGTGTCCAAAGGTCAGGCCATTCGTGTGCTGACAGGGGCGGCTTTGCCGGATGGGGTCGATACGGTCATTCTGGAAGAGGATGTAACCCTGGGAGACGGGCAAATCGCCTTTCGAGGCCCTTTGAAACAGGGCGCAAACACCCGTCGCGCGGGAGAAGACGTGATCGCGGGGCAGGAGATTCTAACAGCAGGACGGTTGCTGACCCCGGCGGATTTGGCGTTGTGTTCTGCAACCGGCGTGTCCGAGGTGGCCGTACATCAGCGCCTGAGGGTGGCTGTCTTGTCCACCGGTGATGAGCTGGTCGAACCAGGAGATCCCGCTGAGCCGGGGCAGATCTATGACGCCAACCGGGTGATGCTGCTGTCGATGATCGCCCAATTCGGCCATACACCGGTCGATCTGGGGAAAGTTCGCGACAATAAATCGAAATTGGCGGTTCGGCTGACCGAAGCTGCGGCCGCGGCAGATGTCATTCTGACCAGCGGCGGGGCCTCTGCGGGGGATGAAGACCATGTATCGTCCCTGTTGCGCGAGGCGGGTGCCATGCAGTTGTGGCGTTTGGCGCTCAAACCTGGGCGGCCGTTGGCCTTGGGCTTGTGGGAGGATGTTCCAGTCTTTGGTTTGCCGGGCAACCCGGTGGCCGCGCTTGTGTGCAGCCTGATGTTTGCGCGTCCTGCAATGGCACGCCTGTCTGGGCGTGATTGGCCCGAGGCGCAGGGCTTTGATGTCGCGGCTGCCTTTGAAAAGCGCAAGAAACCGGGGCGGCGAGAATACCTGAGAGCCCGGATCCGCGATGGTCGGGTAGAAGTCTTTGGCTCCGAAGGGTCGGGCCGGATAAGCGGGCTCAGCTGGGCCGAAGGGCTGGTCGAACTCGATGATGGGGAACGGCACGTAAAACCCGGAGATCTGGTGCGTTTCCTGCCGTTTTCCGGGTTTGCAGCGTAG
- a CDS encoding molybdopterin guanine dinucleotide synthesis — translation MVDWSGGNDTGPTPRKDAIWVCEAGREPLYFRNRGLVEEWLDDLIEDTLTSTQRLCVGFDFPFGYPAGFAKALTTSDDPLKLWDWFADRIEDAPRANNRFDVAGEINQAFGGRGPFWGNGLKRDIPGLPRTKRNYESPFADRRAVELLAKGSFTCWQMSGVGSVGGQVMMGLPVLSRLHHRWPGQIAAWPFEPLKAPIALLEIWPSLTVGTVPDGWIKDAWQVACVANDLAGMDPKALAGRLDISAPEEGWIFGIRQNR, via the coding sequence CGAGAACCGCTGTATTTTCGGAATCGGGGGCTGGTCGAAGAATGGCTGGATGATCTGATTGAAGATACTTTGACCAGCACCCAACGCCTGTGTGTCGGATTTGACTTCCCGTTTGGCTACCCTGCGGGTTTTGCCAAGGCCTTGACCACCAGCGATGACCCGCTGAAGCTGTGGGACTGGTTCGCGGATCGGATCGAAGATGCGCCGCGCGCCAACAACCGGTTTGATGTGGCGGGGGAGATCAATCAGGCATTTGGCGGGCGTGGCCCGTTTTGGGGCAACGGGTTGAAGCGCGATATACCGGGGTTGCCCCGGACCAAACGCAACTATGAATCCCCCTTTGCTGATCGGCGGGCGGTTGAGCTGTTGGCCAAGGGCAGCTTTACCTGTTGGCAGATGTCTGGTGTCGGTTCAGTCGGGGGACAAGTGATGATGGGATTGCCGGTGTTGTCCCGGCTGCATCACCGTTGGCCCGGGCAGATCGCGGCCTGGCCCTTTGAACCGCTGAAGGCCCCAATTGCGCTGCTTGAAATCTGGCCCTCGCTGACAGTGGGCACTGTACCGGATGGTTGGATCAAGGACGCCTGGCAGGTGGCTTGCGTTGCCAATGACCTGGCTGGGATGGACCCCAAAGCTCTGGCGGGTAGACTGGACATATCAGCCCCGGAAGAGGGCTGGATTTTTGGAATAAGGCAGAACCGATGA